A portion of the Stigmatella aurantiaca DW4/3-1 genome contains these proteins:
- the ybeY gene encoding rRNA maturation RNase YbeY — protein MRLRKGKLIPREDGKRIEEFVGAATTNTPAASVARMLAPPGWSEPAQKPEFDEVVLVQKGELTIVIDGKRERIGPGEVGLVPRGRRVLYRNDGKGACDYWSVCAPAFRPELAHVEVPVAPPPRDNRVTVQVAHSQGEGLARPLASLGRTFLERLELRGCELSLSLVGDRAIRRLNRTWRKKDKATDVLSFPAGELPKGTPGPRQLGDVVISIDTAKRQAKEYGRTMESEMARYLAHGLLHLLGHDHERTYDARKMATLEEKLLGERGMVADAVRADRVRRLV, from the coding sequence GTGAGACTGCGCAAGGGCAAGCTCATTCCCCGTGAGGACGGCAAGCGCATCGAAGAGTTCGTCGGCGCGGCCACCACGAACACCCCCGCCGCGTCCGTGGCGCGCATGCTGGCGCCGCCGGGCTGGTCCGAGCCCGCGCAGAAGCCCGAGTTCGACGAGGTGGTGCTCGTGCAGAAGGGCGAGCTGACGATCGTCATCGACGGCAAGCGCGAGCGCATCGGGCCGGGCGAAGTGGGGCTGGTGCCGCGAGGCCGCCGCGTCCTCTACCGCAATGATGGGAAGGGGGCCTGCGACTACTGGTCCGTTTGTGCGCCGGCGTTTCGCCCGGAGTTGGCGCACGTGGAGGTTCCCGTGGCCCCGCCGCCCCGGGACAACCGCGTCACGGTGCAGGTGGCCCACTCGCAGGGGGAGGGATTGGCCCGGCCGCTCGCGTCGCTGGGGCGCACCTTCCTGGAGCGGCTGGAGCTGCGCGGGTGCGAGCTGTCCCTCTCCCTGGTGGGGGACAGGGCCATCCGAAGGCTCAACCGCACCTGGCGCAAGAAGGACAAGGCCACGGACGTGCTGAGCTTTCCCGCCGGCGAGCTGCCCAAGGGGACGCCCGGGCCGCGGCAGCTCGGGGACGTGGTCATCTCCATCGACACCGCGAAGCGTCAGGCCAAGGAGTATGGCCGGACGATGGAGTCCGAGATGGCGCGCTACCTGGCCCACGGCCTGCTGCACCTGCTTGGGCACGACCACGAGCGCACCTATGACGCCCGGAAGATGGCGACCCTGGAGGAGAAGCTGCTCGGGGAGCGGGGGATGGTGGCGGACGCGGTCCGGGCCGACCGTGTCCGGCGGCTCGTCTGA
- the mazG gene encoding nucleoside triphosphate pyrophosphohydrolase: MSTIGAELERLVGIMNRLRADGGCPWDREQDLRSMRPYLVEETFEVLDEMDRVAYGGPWRSLCEELGDLLFQIVFHAQLATEKGEFTMADVCRAVSDKLESRHPHVFGERQVRDSAEVLFNWAQIKAEEKKRKTGRVGSVLDGVPTAAPALARAERLTEKASRMGFDWPDVAGVRAKLDEELAELDEAIASKDRDALEHELGDVLFSLANLGRFLRTPPEDALRMAIRRFTTRFQHIESALQAEGVPLGGATLEHMERHWQTAKAAEKALPPPASLPRAPLTALRFSVRDVAAQRAFWDAVAPLIGWHVVQAPPGEARYGDGALLLVFSPAEGPDGANPEGPRGELTLGAPSSRSVERLRGLLEASHPGAVQGGKPTGVRFQDPAGLVWEYTA, translated from the coding sequence ATGAGCACGATCGGGGCGGAGTTGGAGCGGCTGGTGGGGATCATGAACCGCTTGCGCGCGGACGGGGGGTGCCCCTGGGACCGGGAGCAGGATCTGCGGTCCATGCGCCCCTACCTCGTCGAGGAGACCTTCGAGGTGCTCGACGAGATGGACCGGGTGGCCTACGGCGGCCCCTGGCGCTCGCTCTGCGAGGAGCTGGGGGATCTGCTCTTCCAGATCGTCTTCCACGCGCAACTGGCCACCGAGAAGGGCGAGTTCACGATGGCGGATGTGTGCCGCGCCGTGAGCGACAAGCTCGAGAGCCGCCATCCCCACGTCTTCGGAGAGCGGCAGGTCCGGGACTCCGCGGAGGTGCTCTTCAACTGGGCGCAGATCAAGGCCGAGGAGAAGAAGCGGAAGACGGGCCGGGTCGGCTCGGTGCTCGATGGCGTGCCCACCGCCGCCCCCGCCCTGGCCCGGGCCGAGCGGCTCACGGAGAAGGCCAGCCGCATGGGCTTCGATTGGCCGGATGTGGCGGGCGTGCGGGCCAAGCTGGACGAGGAGCTCGCCGAGTTGGACGAGGCCATCGCCTCCAAGGACCGGGATGCCCTGGAGCACGAGCTGGGAGACGTCCTCTTCTCCCTGGCCAACCTCGGGCGCTTCCTGCGCACCCCCCCCGAGGACGCCCTGCGCATGGCCATCCGCCGCTTCACCACCCGCTTCCAGCACATCGAATCCGCCCTCCAGGCCGAGGGGGTGCCCCTGGGAGGGGCTACCCTGGAACACATGGAGCGACATTGGCAGACAGCCAAGGCGGCAGAGAAAGCGCTCCCGCCTCCGGCCTCGCTGCCTCGCGCGCCGCTGACGGCCCTGCGCTTCTCCGTGCGCGACGTGGCGGCCCAGCGGGCTTTCTGGGATGCCGTCGCGCCGCTGATCGGCTGGCACGTCGTCCAGGCCCCCCCCGGAGAGGCCCGGTATGGCGATGGCGCCCTGCTGCTGGTCTTCTCTCCGGCCGAGGGCCCTGACGGAGCGAACCCTGAAGGCCCACGGGGAGAGCTCACCCTGGGGGCCCCCTCCTCCCGCTCGGTGGAGCGGCTTCGCGGCTTGCTGGAGGCCTCTCACCCCGGGGCCGTTCAGGGGGGCAAGCCCACCGGGGTCCGCTTCCAGGACCCGGCTGGCCTTGTCTGGGAATACACCGCTTAG
- a CDS encoding RNA polymerase sigma factor — protein sequence MFLSGVLGIGQEPTGAPGSPGAAAERVLLARLRQGEPEAFEELVREHQDRVYDFCVRMLGDREEAHDLVQEIFVSVHQNLRKFREDAKLSTWLFRISKNQCLNRLKYLNRRGRGRSAEYVDVGERELSGVLEAPPTPDAMLDAARERARVQQAISQLEPDARLLVALREIEGLSYEEIVDITELPEGTVKSRLHRAREKLADILGRLEE from the coding sequence GTGTTTTTGAGCGGAGTGCTCGGCATCGGACAGGAGCCCACAGGAGCCCCCGGGAGCCCGGGGGCGGCGGCCGAGCGCGTGCTGCTGGCACGGCTGCGCCAAGGGGAGCCCGAGGCCTTCGAGGAGCTCGTCCGGGAGCACCAGGACCGGGTGTACGACTTCTGTGTGCGGATGCTGGGGGACCGGGAAGAGGCGCACGACCTGGTTCAGGAGATCTTCGTCAGCGTCCACCAGAACCTGCGCAAGTTCCGCGAGGACGCGAAGCTCTCCACGTGGCTGTTCCGCATCAGCAAGAACCAGTGCCTCAACCGGCTCAAGTACCTGAACCGCCGGGGGCGGGGCCGCTCGGCCGAGTATGTGGACGTAGGTGAGAGGGAGCTCTCGGGGGTGCTGGAGGCGCCGCCCACGCCGGATGCGATGTTGGACGCGGCGCGGGAGCGGGCCCGGGTGCAGCAGGCCATCTCCCAGCTCGAGCCCGATGCGCGGCTGCTGGTGGCGCTCCGGGAAATCGAGGGGCTGAGCTACGAGGAGATTGTCGACATCACGGAGCTGCCCGAGGGGACGGTGAAGAGCCGCCTCCACCGGGCACGGGAGAAGTTGGCGGACATCCTGGGACGGCTTGAGGAATGA
- a CDS encoding PhoH family protein: MRNPSTLEAPAVRPTSAKVDVRDNETALALCGNQNENLKLMERRLGVRVGQRGTELHLSGPADAVAFAVRLVENLEGMIRAGRSVYREDVEQAIKVLGRGTESLQEVMLGPVLKSSGNRQIAPKSLAQKRYVEAIRANDIVFGIGPAGTGKTYLAMAMAVAFLQERKVKRIILARPAVEAGEKLGFLPGDIAEKVNPYLRPLYDALNDMMAGERAAQLVEQGVVEVAPLAFMRGRTLNDAFVILDEAQNTTVEQMKMFLTRLGYNSKAVITGDVTQVDLPVGKMSGLNHARSILKNIDGICFSEFTEVDVVRHPLVQEVIRAYDKADAAKAEAVAREQAVQEQAVQEAQDPSASNTPEVEEPLAT, translated from the coding sequence TTGAGAAACCCCTCCACTCTGGAAGCTCCCGCTGTCCGTCCCACCTCCGCCAAGGTCGATGTCCGCGACAATGAGACCGCCCTGGCGCTGTGCGGCAATCAGAACGAGAACCTGAAGCTCATGGAGCGGCGCCTCGGTGTCCGAGTGGGGCAGCGCGGCACGGAATTGCACCTGTCGGGGCCCGCGGACGCCGTCGCCTTCGCCGTGCGTCTGGTGGAGAACCTGGAGGGAATGATCCGGGCCGGCCGGAGCGTGTACCGGGAGGATGTGGAGCAGGCCATCAAGGTCCTGGGACGGGGCACGGAGTCCTTGCAGGAGGTCATGCTGGGGCCGGTGCTCAAGAGCTCGGGCAACCGGCAGATCGCCCCCAAGAGTTTGGCGCAGAAGCGCTACGTGGAGGCCATCCGCGCCAACGACATCGTCTTCGGCATCGGGCCCGCGGGCACGGGCAAGACGTACCTGGCCATGGCCATGGCGGTGGCCTTCCTTCAGGAGCGGAAGGTCAAGCGCATCATCCTGGCCCGGCCCGCGGTGGAAGCCGGAGAGAAGCTGGGCTTTCTGCCGGGCGACATCGCCGAGAAGGTGAACCCGTATCTGCGCCCTCTGTATGACGCGCTCAACGACATGATGGCGGGAGAGCGCGCGGCCCAGTTGGTGGAGCAGGGGGTCGTCGAGGTGGCCCCGCTGGCCTTCATGCGAGGCCGGACGCTCAACGACGCCTTCGTCATCCTCGACGAGGCGCAGAACACCACCGTCGAGCAGATGAAGATGTTCCTCACGCGCTTGGGCTACAACAGCAAGGCGGTGATTACCGGCGATGTGACGCAGGTGGATCTGCCGGTGGGCAAGATGTCGGGCCTCAACCATGCCCGCTCCATCCTCAAGAACATCGACGGCATCTGCTTCTCGGAGTTCACCGAGGTGGATGTGGTCCGCCATCCGCTGGTGCAGGAGGTTATCCGCGCCTACGACAAGGCCGACGCCGCCAAGGCCGAAGCCGTTGCCCGGGAGCAAGCCGTTCAGGAGCAAGCAGTCCAGGAAGCGCAGGATCCCTCGGCGTCCAATACCCCGGAAGTCGAGGAGCCGCTCGCCACATGA
- a CDS encoding HD family phosphohydrolase produces MAEPEPSPAGPSPLDAFTRRLRLSSDLWGRRVTLVLMLLVVSVAAGFVISPGLYSQQIPALAEEHLGKPFRANSPAGFKAARDYEISHSAMTEQRRQEARGSVRPVYDLNPGVGADVRSAVKSAFADLRARLAAKAAEESAQAGEEPELRREAGKPARKTPTLTPQEAERQRKERETLQADFQEQLFGQRDAAMEMEDFQALLTNGFSEEAEVATLSLLERAYGSERGPLFIGGSREELSREGPQGITVRDVRHSGEQTLPGTAPGVLDVREAHSELDRFASIPGNLLPDAPGAQRRAVLRLAKRLVRPNLTINIAETNARRLRASDAVKDAVISMKKGQRVIGDGELVNETHLVILKGMRAQTDRLDLLQLQVGGTGLVALLIAASFVFCRTAFRRFRPTRKDGMLLGLLLVGVLGLLQLWVSIADAIQDRYTALPLEALYYAFPMAAGAMLVRFLLSEELSLFFALVLACLAGVMLGNSLSFGIYTLVGSLVAADRITRARDRVGIFKAGLITGMVELVAVLCLFLVEGKGLTTETVLTALFASVGTALAVPVMVMALTPLLESVFGYASDIKLLELANLNHPALKELIVQAPGTYHHSIIIGSLVENAAEAIGANPLLARSCAYYHDIGKGRNPLFFGENQKGENRHDSLAPAMSAVIIKRHVTEGLEMARQYRLPKLVADAIPQHHGTRLVGYFFHKAVKEQEGKENAQPLDESIYRYPGPKPQFREAALVMIADAVEASTRAMPEPTKAKLHAQVQKMINIIFSEGQLDECDLTLKDLNLISDSFLHTLEGIYHARPEYPAGAMGGGPKTAPLMVASTVKPDGKSDGKARSA; encoded by the coding sequence ATGGCCGAACCGGAACCTTCGCCCGCCGGGCCCAGTCCATTGGACGCGTTCACCCGCCGGCTCAGGCTGAGCAGCGATCTGTGGGGCAGGCGCGTCACGCTCGTGTTGATGCTGCTCGTTGTCTCCGTGGCCGCGGGCTTCGTGATCTCCCCGGGGCTCTACAGCCAGCAGATCCCCGCCCTGGCCGAGGAGCACCTGGGCAAGCCGTTCCGAGCCAACTCGCCGGCGGGCTTCAAGGCCGCGCGGGACTACGAAATCAGCCACAGCGCCATGACGGAGCAGCGGCGCCAGGAAGCCCGCGGCTCCGTGCGGCCGGTGTACGACCTGAACCCCGGCGTTGGGGCGGATGTGCGCAGTGCCGTGAAGAGCGCGTTCGCGGACCTGCGGGCCCGCCTGGCCGCCAAGGCCGCCGAGGAGAGCGCTCAAGCCGGAGAGGAGCCCGAACTTCGCCGGGAGGCGGGAAAGCCCGCCCGCAAGACGCCGACCCTCACACCGCAGGAGGCCGAGCGTCAGCGCAAGGAGCGCGAGACGCTCCAGGCGGATTTCCAGGAGCAGCTGTTTGGCCAGCGGGACGCGGCCATGGAGATGGAGGATTTCCAGGCGCTGTTGACCAACGGTTTCTCCGAGGAGGCCGAGGTGGCCACCCTCTCGCTGCTGGAGCGCGCCTACGGCTCGGAGCGAGGGCCTCTGTTCATCGGTGGCTCCCGGGAGGAGCTGTCCCGAGAGGGCCCCCAGGGCATCACCGTCCGGGATGTGCGCCACTCGGGCGAGCAGACCCTGCCGGGCACCGCGCCCGGGGTGCTGGACGTGCGCGAGGCGCATTCGGAGCTGGACCGCTTCGCCTCCATTCCAGGAAACCTGCTGCCGGATGCGCCGGGTGCGCAGCGGCGGGCGGTGCTGCGGCTGGCCAAGCGGCTGGTGCGGCCCAACCTCACCATCAACATCGCGGAGACGAATGCCCGGCGCCTGAGGGCCTCGGATGCGGTGAAGGACGCCGTCATCTCCATGAAGAAGGGCCAGCGCGTCATCGGTGATGGGGAGCTGGTCAACGAGACGCACCTGGTCATCCTCAAGGGGATGCGGGCGCAGACCGACCGGTTGGATCTGCTCCAGCTTCAGGTGGGGGGCACGGGGCTGGTCGCGCTGCTCATCGCCGCTTCCTTCGTGTTCTGCCGGACGGCATTCCGGCGCTTCCGGCCCACGCGCAAGGACGGCATGCTGCTGGGCCTGTTGCTGGTGGGGGTGCTGGGGCTTCTTCAGCTCTGGGTGTCCATCGCGGACGCCATCCAGGACCGCTACACGGCGTTGCCCCTCGAGGCGCTCTACTACGCGTTCCCGATGGCGGCCGGCGCGATGCTCGTGCGCTTCCTGCTCTCCGAGGAGCTGTCGCTCTTCTTCGCCCTGGTGCTGGCATGCCTGGCGGGCGTGATGCTGGGCAACTCGCTGTCCTTTGGCATCTACACGCTGGTGGGCTCGCTGGTGGCGGCGGACCGCATCACCCGGGCGCGCGACCGCGTGGGCATCTTCAAGGCGGGCCTCATCACCGGCATGGTGGAGCTGGTGGCCGTGCTCTGCCTCTTCCTGGTGGAGGGCAAGGGGCTCACCACGGAGACGGTGCTCACCGCGCTGTTCGCGTCGGTGGGCACGGCCCTGGCGGTCCCGGTGATGGTGATGGCGCTCACGCCGCTGCTGGAGTCCGTCTTTGGTTACGCCTCGGACATCAAGCTGCTGGAGCTGGCCAACCTGAATCACCCGGCGCTCAAGGAGCTCATCGTCCAGGCGCCGGGCACCTACCACCACTCCATCATCATCGGCTCGCTGGTGGAGAACGCGGCCGAGGCCATTGGCGCGAACCCGCTGCTGGCGCGCTCGTGCGCCTACTACCACGACATTGGAAAAGGCCGGAACCCGCTCTTCTTCGGAGAGAATCAGAAGGGGGAGAACCGGCATGATTCGCTGGCCCCGGCGATGAGCGCCGTCATCATCAAGCGCCACGTGACGGAAGGGTTGGAGATGGCCCGCCAGTACCGGTTGCCCAAGCTGGTGGCGGATGCCATCCCCCAGCACCACGGCACCCGGCTGGTCGGCTACTTCTTTCACAAGGCCGTCAAGGAGCAGGAGGGCAAGGAGAACGCCCAGCCGCTCGACGAGAGCATCTACCGCTACCCAGGCCCCAAGCCTCAGTTCCGCGAGGCGGCGCTGGTCATGATCGCCGACGCGGTGGAGGCCTCCACGCGCGCCATGCCCGAGCCCACGAAGGCGAAGCTGCATGCGCAGGTGCAGAAGATGATCAACATCATCTTCTCCGAGGGGCAGCTCGATGAGTGCGATCTGACACTCAAGGATTTGAATCTGATCTCGGATTCCTTTCTCCACACGCTGGAGGGGATCTACCATGCGCGTCCTGAGTACCCGGCCGGCGCCATGGGTGGAGGGCCGAAGACAGCCCCGTTGATGGTGGCCTCCACCGTGAAACCGGACGGCAAGAGCGATGGCAAGGCCCGGAGCGCCTGA
- the prfB gene encoding peptide chain release factor 2 (programmed frameshift), with protein sequence MANDTMEKINGLRERLLALRGHLDLDRKRSRISLIDRDSTLPNFWDDNTKAQALLKEKSTLEASVGAFDKALRGLDDAQTLMELAREANDEASAQEAEGLLPTLEGDIAKLELARMLSGENDRSNCFMDINAGAGGTDSMDWAAMLMRMYTRFCEERGWEVEISDMVAGEEAGFKNVSLHIRGEYAYGYLKAEVGVHRLVRISPFDANARRQTAFASVDVYPEVDDSIRIDIPEKDYELKFIRGGGAGGQKVNKTSSTAQLRHLPTNILITCQTERSQSANKDMAFKILRARLYELELKKREAERDAAEAQKKDISFGSQIRSYVLAPYRMVKDLRTGVETGNVDAVLDGDLEQFVTAQLLGVKNPNRSASID encoded by the exons ATGGCGAACGACACGATGGAGAAGATCAACGGCTTGCGAGAGCGCCTGCTGGCGCTCCGGGGGCATCTT GACCTCGACCGCAAGAGGTCCCGCATCTCGCTGATCGACCGTGACTCCACGCTCCCCAACTTCTGGGACGACAACACCAAGGCCCAGGCCCTGCTGAAGGAGAAGTCCACGCTGGAGGCCAGCGTGGGCGCCTTCGACAAGGCGCTCCGGGGCCTGGACGACGCGCAGACCCTGATGGAGCTGGCCCGGGAGGCCAACGACGAGGCCAGCGCCCAGGAGGCGGAGGGCCTGCTGCCCACGCTGGAGGGGGACATCGCGAAGCTCGAGCTGGCGCGGATGCTCTCGGGCGAGAACGACCGCAGCAACTGCTTCATGGACATCAACGCGGGGGCGGGCGGCACCGACAGCATGGATTGGGCCGCCATGCTGATGCGCATGTACACCCGCTTCTGCGAGGAGCGGGGCTGGGAAGTCGAGATCAGCGACATGGTCGCGGGCGAAGAGGCGGGCTTCAAGAACGTCTCGCTGCACATCCGGGGCGAGTATGCCTACGGCTACCTCAAGGCCGAGGTGGGGGTGCACCGGCTGGTGCGCATCAGCCCCTTTGACGCCAACGCGCGCCGGCAGACGGCCTTCGCGTCGGTGGACGTCTACCCGGAGGTGGATGACTCCATCCGCATCGACATTCCGGAGAAGGACTACGAGCTGAAGTTCATCCGCGGTGGCGGCGCGGGCGGGCAGAAGGTGAACAAGACGTCGTCCACGGCGCAGCTGCGCCACCTGCCCACCAACATCCTCATCACCTGCCAGACGGAGCGCTCGCAGTCGGCCAACAAGGACATGGCGTTCAAGATTCTGCGCGCACGGCTCTACGAACTGGAGCTCAAGAAGCGCGAGGCCGAGCGCGACGCGGCGGAGGCTCAGAAGAAGGACATCAGCTTCGGCAGCCAGATTCGCAGCTACGTCCTGGCCCCGTACCGGATGGTGAAGGATCTGCGGACCGGGGTGGAGACGGGCAACGTGGACGCGGTGCTGGACGGTGACTTGGAGCAGTTCGTCACCGCGCAGCTCTTGGGGGTGAAAAACCCCAACCGCAGCGCCTCGATCGACTGA
- a CDS encoding DUF4105 domain-containing protein, producing MPRLVPLLISLIGLLLFAAPVHAAARPPWGTGESRGEDLVISLVTFSPGDDVASWWGHGSLVVEDTRLGKQRLYNYGMFSFDSTMLSRYAMGRLEFWVDEASVAGTYRHYEALDRDVRVQVLNLTPEQRLLIGSLLADNVLPENREYLYHHYDDNCVTRLRDMIDRAIGGQLRQSDRAPARMTLREHTRRYTAVSPPMSVLLDFLMNDEIDRPITRWEEAFLPDELERQVAALQVERPDGQKVPLLEKGWTYFKSDRPAVPEEPPRYAPWMLALGLAVGASAVGLMAWGRRGSRWPRVLLGLEHVVLGLVFGLPGTALFVMWLVTNHTVTYRNENLFLANPATLLLVPLGIQLAWGSVKVRARLRVLWYGLAGLGGLGLVLKVLPLFNQDNWRLIALLLPISVGFAGAFLLDRARTPATLRQPGEQSLSSSLKTP from the coding sequence ATGCCTCGCCTCGTGCCCCTGCTCATCAGCCTGATTGGTCTCTTGTTGTTCGCGGCCCCTGTCCACGCCGCCGCCCGCCCTCCGTGGGGAACGGGGGAGAGCCGGGGCGAGGACCTGGTCATCTCCCTGGTGACCTTCAGCCCAGGCGACGACGTGGCCTCCTGGTGGGGGCACGGCTCCCTCGTGGTGGAGGACACGCGGCTGGGCAAGCAGCGCCTCTACAACTACGGCATGTTCTCCTTCGACAGCACCATGCTGAGCCGCTACGCGATGGGGCGGCTTGAGTTCTGGGTGGACGAGGCGAGCGTGGCGGGGACCTACCGGCACTACGAGGCGCTCGACCGCGATGTGCGCGTCCAGGTGCTGAACCTGACGCCGGAACAGCGGCTGCTGATCGGCAGCCTGCTCGCGGACAACGTGCTGCCGGAGAACCGCGAGTACCTGTACCACCACTACGACGACAACTGCGTCACGCGGCTTCGCGACATGATCGACCGGGCCATTGGGGGGCAGCTCCGGCAGTCCGACCGCGCCCCCGCCCGGATGACGCTGCGCGAGCACACGCGCCGCTACACCGCGGTGAGCCCGCCCATGAGCGTGCTGCTCGACTTCTTGATGAACGACGAGATCGACCGGCCGATCACCCGCTGGGAGGAGGCGTTCCTTCCGGATGAGCTGGAGCGGCAGGTGGCCGCGCTCCAGGTGGAGCGTCCGGATGGGCAGAAGGTGCCCCTCCTGGAGAAGGGTTGGACCTACTTCAAGTCGGACCGGCCCGCGGTTCCGGAGGAGCCGCCCCGCTACGCTCCCTGGATGCTGGCCCTGGGGCTCGCCGTGGGCGCGAGCGCCGTGGGGCTGATGGCTTGGGGGCGCCGGGGAAGCCGGTGGCCGCGTGTCCTGCTCGGACTGGAGCACGTGGTGCTGGGGCTGGTGTTCGGCTTGCCGGGCACGGCCTTGTTCGTCATGTGGCTGGTCACCAACCACACGGTGACGTACCGCAACGAGAACCTCTTCCTGGCCAACCCGGCGACGTTGCTGCTGGTGCCGCTGGGGATCCAACTCGCGTGGGGCTCGGTGAAGGTCCGGGCGCGGCTTCGGGTCCTCTGGTATGGGCTGGCGGGCCTGGGGGGGCTTGGGCTGGTGCTCAAGGTCCTGCCCCTGTTCAACCAGGACAACTGGCGGCTCATCGCGCTGCTCCTGCCCATCTCGGTGGGCTTCGCGGGCGCTTTCCTGCTGGACCGGGCGAGGACCCCCGCGACGCTTCGGCAGCCCGGTGAACAGTCCCTCTCGTCTTCCCTGAAGACCCCCTAG
- the rpsT gene encoding 30S ribosomal protein S20 produces MANTKSAEKRNRQTQKRRARNAAVRTTVKNAVKKARETLATKDTAKSADAVKDATRTLAKAASKGILHPRNAARRIARLAKAAKAAKA; encoded by the coding sequence TTGGCGAATACCAAGTCCGCAGAGAAGCGCAACCGTCAGACCCAGAAGCGCCGCGCCCGCAACGCCGCCGTGCGCACCACGGTGAAGAACGCCGTGAAGAAGGCGCGTGAGACCCTCGCCACCAAGGACACCGCCAAGAGCGCGGACGCCGTGAAGGACGCGACCCGCACGCTCGCCAAGGCCGCCTCGAAGGGCATCCTGCACCCGCGCAACGCCGCCCGCCGCATCGCGCGCCTGGCGAAGGCCGCCAAGGCCGCCAAGGCTTAG
- a CDS encoding anti-sigma factor family protein, whose product MSANQHRLRGVEPRLSHRDAKALFFALADEELPPPQAQAVRSHLDGCDECRAGWVRYEKTVQRVRQVERERAPPALTSMVLNRVKRERRFGLRKLHLAHTYYRFPVEVLIPLLLAAAVAAFLVMSAS is encoded by the coding sequence ATGAGCGCGAATCAGCACAGACTGAGGGGCGTGGAACCGCGACTGAGCCACCGCGACGCGAAGGCCTTGTTCTTCGCGCTCGCCGATGAGGAGCTGCCCCCGCCGCAGGCGCAGGCGGTGCGCAGCCACCTGGACGGGTGCGACGAGTGCCGTGCGGGCTGGGTCCGCTACGAGAAGACGGTCCAGCGGGTGCGCCAGGTGGAGCGGGAGCGGGCCCCCCCGGCCCTGACGTCCATGGTGCTGAACCGGGTGAAGCGCGAGCGGCGCTTCGGCCTGCGCAAGCTGCACCTGGCCCACACGTATTACCGCTTCCCCGTGGAAGTGCTCATCCCGTTGCTCCTGGCGGCGGCGGTGGCGGCCTTCCTGGTGATGTCCGCCTCGTAA
- a CDS encoding DUF4388 domain-containing protein produces MALQGTLKDFGIADILQLIGQQQKTGQLYLESKEQEVNVFFKDGNIVRVESITRKKKDLIGNMLVRAEIITETQLEDSLETQRRTLKRLGDVLVSSGAITADRFKKMMQLQATETLYRLFSWDAGTYAFKAEPVESDTEAITPLRAESVLMEGFRMVDEWPVIRKKINRLDMTFECLKPLPPPVNSEPDFDAAFDDAFAEKKKDENKGDFKSVGDSERRVYEVIAPDRDVRKLIDVSCLGEFETCKALLNLINLQYVRPFYPEGQAPSAGGAGVLAKVGRSLGRVGASMAALGAILFLAVQIVGFLSPTAKAASSFDDPGAQRFVSRAQLKRIEAAVEVFRLEKGEVPERLDALVEAGLLKPEELHYPWREPYYYRRLASREFVLLPPLQ; encoded by the coding sequence ATGGCCCTTCAGGGAACGCTCAAGGATTTCGGCATCGCGGACATCCTCCAGCTCATCGGGCAGCAGCAGAAGACCGGCCAGCTGTACCTGGAGAGCAAGGAGCAGGAGGTCAACGTCTTCTTCAAGGACGGCAACATCGTCCGGGTCGAAAGCATCACGCGCAAGAAGAAGGACCTCATCGGCAACATGCTGGTGCGCGCGGAGATCATCACCGAGACCCAGCTCGAGGACTCGCTGGAGACCCAGCGCCGCACCCTCAAGCGCTTGGGCGACGTGCTCGTCTCCAGCGGCGCCATCACCGCCGATCGCTTCAAGAAGATGATGCAGCTGCAGGCCACGGAGACGCTCTACCGCCTGTTCAGCTGGGACGCGGGCACCTACGCCTTCAAGGCCGAGCCCGTCGAGTCCGATACGGAAGCCATCACGCCGCTGCGCGCCGAGTCGGTGCTGATGGAAGGCTTCCGGATGGTGGATGAGTGGCCGGTCATCCGGAAGAAGATCAACCGGCTGGACATGACGTTCGAGTGCCTCAAGCCCCTGCCTCCGCCCGTCAATTCGGAGCCGGACTTCGACGCCGCGTTCGACGATGCGTTCGCCGAGAAGAAGAAGGACGAGAACAAGGGCGACTTCAAGTCGGTGGGCGACTCGGAGCGGCGGGTCTACGAGGTGATTGCCCCGGACCGGGATGTGCGCAAGCTCATCGACGTGAGCTGCCTGGGCGAGTTCGAGACGTGCAAGGCGCTGCTCAACCTCATCAACCTGCAGTACGTCCGGCCGTTCTACCCCGAGGGCCAGGCGCCCTCCGCGGGGGGCGCGGGGGTGCTGGCCAAGGTGGGCCGAAGCCTGGGGCGGGTGGGGGCCAGCATGGCGGCGCTCGGGGCCATCCTGTTCCTGGCGGTCCAGATCGTGGGCTTCCTGTCACCGACGGCCAAGGCCGCCTCCTCGTTCGACGACCCGGGCGCCCAGCGCTTCGTCTCCCGCGCGCAGCTCAAGCGGATTGAGGCCGCCGTGGAGGTGTTTCGCCTGGAAAAAGGGGAAGTCCCGGAGCGTTTGGATGCGCTGGTGGAGGCAGGCTTGTTAAAGCCAGAGGAACTGCATTACCCGTGGCGCGAGCCGTACTATTACCGGCGCTTGGCTTCACGGGAGTTTGTTCTGCTTCCGCCGTTACAGTAG